From a region of the Daphnia magna isolate NIES linkage group LG1, ASM2063170v1.1, whole genome shotgun sequence genome:
- the LOC116929454 gene encoding pre-rRNA 2'-O-ribose RNA methyltransferase FTSJ3, with protein sequence MGKKGKARQDKFYHLAKETGYRSRAAFKLLQLNRKFEFLEKSRVVIDLCAAPGSWMQVAKQHMPVSSLIIGIDLFPIKPIQGCLALQEDITTEKCYQNLKKELATWKADVVLHDGAPNVGQNWIYDAFIQNQLVLSALKLASEFLTKGGWFVTKIFRSKDYNSLMWVLRQLFKRVHSTKPHASRMESAEIFVICQGYKAPDKLDPKFLDPKHVFQEVESVSDTVMGIQAQARSKPKAGGYEEGITSLHKSALISDFVRQENFVDILNTATVLTMDDPEIANHPLTTVEIKECCKDIKVLGRKDLKSLLSWRKAIQKSLDEKAEKLRMDEKSLTENPIPVEEDAESDDEEDLALVEQQIKELEDAKAQDAKRKKKKLLNERRKLQEKMKLKMVLPGDSGPSVLEAKPLFALDQIKSDQDLDRIAEQEADELAEEPREKAGPRPKKAKYDKETFQLDSSGRYRREGDSDEELIFDSDDEYESDVPQDTLGIDDASDESDGEAKKQPKKVRFAEAIKAATKAVEIDERKHPLLTDLDDDDTTQKRKKKADKWFMKSAFQDIDDEEDEDIELDSMAREHPLQRERAVTSGDFTDDEDAEDSDEEDADISDKIVKKPTTNKFDSDADSDDDSSDDDDSDDSDENNLANGHGVDDGLPAAGVQVRGKKKSLTPEALALGSMIIQSKKARRDISDDGWNRYAFNDENLPEWFEEDERRHSHKELPITKEVVQQYKDRMKEINVRPIKKVVEAKARKKRRSMRRLEKARKKADTISETMGMSDYDKAQQIRHIHKKAKQEKKKEVTYVVAKKHQAGKKAHRPSGVKGQFKVVDRRMKKDDKKRKATERRKGKKARTPKK encoded by the exons ATgggtaaaaaaggaaaagcgCGCCAGGATAAGTTCTACCATTTAGCCAAAGAAACAG GTTATCGGTCTCGCGCTGCCTTCAAATTACTGCAGTTAAACAGGAAGTTTGAGTTTTTGGAGAAGAGTCGAGTAGTAATTGACTTGTGTGCTGCACCTGGATCATGGATGCAAGTAGCAAAACAGCATATGCCTGTCTCCAGTTTGATTATTGGTATCGATCTGTTCCCCATAAAACCAATTCAGGGTTGTCTTGCATTGCAG GAAGACATTACCACAGAGAAATGctatcaaaatttgaaaaaagaactGGCCACATGGAAAGCAGATGTTGTCTTGCATGATGGAGCCCCAAATGTTGGACAAAACTGGATTTATGATGCATTCATCCAGAATCAATTGGTGTTGAGTGCACTGAAGCTGGCATCTGAATTTTTGACAAAAGGGGGATGGTTTGTTACCAAAATTTTCAGATCAAAGGACTACAATTCCTTGATGTGGGTGTTGAGACAGCTTTTCAAGCGAGTTCATTCAACTAAACCTCACGCATCGCGTATGGAATCTGCTGAAATCTTTGTAATATGCCAAGGTTATAAAGCGCCAGACAAGCTAGATCCCAAGTTTTTGGACCCAAAACATGTTTTCCAAGAAGTCGAAAGTGTCTCGGACACTGTAATGGGCATTCAAGCCCAAGCGAGGTCTAAACCAAAAGCTGGAGGCTATGAAGAAGGAATTACATCGTTGCACAAGTCAGCTCTGATTTCCGACTTCGTACGCCAGGAGAACTTCGTTGATATCCTCAACACGGCTACGGTTCTTACCATGGATGACCCCGAGATAGCAAACCATCCACTGACTACTGTAGAAATTAAAGAGTGTTGCAAAGATATCAAAGTTTTGGGCCGAAAAGATTTGAAGTCTCTTCTTAGTTGGCGAAAAGCCATTCAAAAAAGCCTGGATGAGAAAGCTGAAAAACTCAGGATGGATGAAAAATCGCTGACCGAGAATCCGATTCCCGTGGAAGAGGATGCCGAATCGGATGATGAAGAAGATTTGGCTTTAGTGGAACAGCAGATTAAAGAGTTAGAG GATGCCAAAGCACAAGATGCAAagcgtaaaaaaaagaagctactGAACGAACGTCGCAAATTACAGGAGAAGATGAAACTGAAAATGGTTCTCCCTGGCGACAGTGGTCCGAGCGTACTGGAAGCCAAACCCCTCTTTGCGCttgatcaaatcaaatcagaCCAG GATTTGGATCGAATTGCGGAGCAAGAAGCCGACGAGCTTGCCGAGGAACCTCGAGAAAAAGCAGGTCCACGACCTAAAAAAGCAAAGTATGACAAGGAAACTTTCCAGCTGGATTCAAGTGGAAg ATACCGAAGAGAAGGTGACAGTGATGAGGAacttatatttgattcggaTGACGAGTACGAAAGTGATGTTCCACAAGATACATTGG GAATCGATGACGCAAGTGACGAGAGTGATGGAGAGGCAAAGAAGCAACCAAAGAAAGTTCGCTTCGCCGAAGCAATCAAGGCAGCCACTAAAGCAGTTGAAATTGACGAAAGGAAACATCCCTTGCTAACGGATTTGGATGACGACGATACCACTCAGAagcgaaaaaagaaagctgACAAGTGGTTCATGAAG aGCGCTTTTCAAGACATCgacgacgaagaagacgaagacaTTGAACTCGATTCCATGGCTCGCGAGCACCCGCTTCAACGTGAGAGAGCTGTCACTAGCGGTGACTTTACTGATGACGAAGATGCTGAAGACAGTGATGAAGAAGATGCCGACATTAGCGACAAAATTGTGAAGAAGCCTAcaacaaacaagtttgactCCGACGCAGATTCTGATGACGACTCTTCAGACGATGACGACTCTGATGATAGCGATGAAAACAATTTGGCTAATGGCCATGGTGTGGATGATGGTCTACCTGCCGCTGGGGTTCAAG TGAGAGGCAAGAAGAAGAGCTTGACACCCGAGGCTCTGGCTCTTGGTTCTATGATAATCCAGTCAAAGAAAGCGAGACGGGACATTTCAGATGATGGTTGGAACCGGTATGCTTTCAACGACGAGAACCTGCCTGAATGgtttgaagaagatgaaagaCGTCACAGCCATAAAGAGCTTCCTATAACGAAG GAGGTTGTCCAACAATACAAAGATCGTATGAAAGAGATCAACGTTCGACCTATTAAGAAAGTCGTTGAAGCTAAAGCCAGGAAGAAGCGTCGTTCCATGCGTCGTCTGGAGAAGGCCCGAAAGAAGGCTGATactatttcagaaactatggGCATGAGCGACTACGACAAGGCGCAACAGATCCGACA CATCCACAAGAAGGCCAaacaagagaagaagaaagaagtgACGTACGTGGTAGCTAAGAAACACCAAGCAGGCAAGAAGGCTCACCGACCCTCTGGCGTCAAAGGCCAATTTAAAGTGGTCGATCGCCGTATGAAGAAAGACGACAAGAAGCGCAAAGCGACAGAAAGGAGGAAGGGCAAGAAGGCAAGGACACCCAAGAAATAA